DNA from Halorarum salinum:
CTCCAGGTCCGACGCGTCCGCGGGAACGCCGGCCGCAGAATCCCCTCCACGTCCGGTCGACGACCGAGAGGACTCCACCGACACCACGACCAAGCCCGAACCCTCCCGAACCGGGGAGCCGACCGACGGCGAGGTCGACCCGTCCGACCCGCCGAAGCGGGACGCGACCCCTCGAACCGACGTGAAGCGCGGTGCACCCTCACGGCGGACCAGCAGGGACGACGCCTCGGCGGAGGTCGACGCGGCGGCGGTCGGCCGCTGGCTCGCCGAGTCGCTCGCGGACGCCGAGTTCGAGTACGGCTTCGACGCCACGCTCTCGATCGAGGACGAGGCGGTCCGCCACCGGATGGTGTCCAACGACGTGACGACGACGTTCGAGACGCTGGCGCTCTGGTTCTCACGCGCGGCGGCAGGCGAGGGGATGACGCCCGAGCGCGCGCTGGGCATCCTGCTCGCGGAGATGGACGCGGGCGTCACGCTCCCGGCCGTGGCGCTCCGTCGGGCGGTCGACCGCCACGGGCTGACCGCCGAGGACTCCATCGGCGATCTGCTCCGGGCGGCGGAGGAGGAGGACGGGCTGACGCTGGAGTGATCTGTGGCCTGTCGAGTTCGTTTCGCGTTCGGACGCGAGCGGAGTGGAACGCGGGGGATTGCTGTGTAGCTGTGTCCGAAAGCCCCCTCGCGGTCCTCTCCCTAGGGTCCGCCCATTTGACGTGGAGCAGCGTTCGAAAGCCCCCGCGGCGGTGGACTCGGTGCGGCCGCTGTGCTCCTCGGCTCGCTCCCTGCGGTCGCTCGCCTGCGGTGCTTGGCGGTCCGCGCCTTCGTCCACCGCCGCGGCCCCTTTCAGTCCCGCCCGCCCGCACCGCGTCCTCACCCTCCCCA
Protein-coding regions in this window:
- a CDS encoding DUF7500 family protein produces the protein MTDDVGDPALDPDDLDISKSEYVRELGEDRYVVSPGRAPPREPRSEPAEEPRPADRPTESSRSDASAGTPAAESPPRPVDDREDSTDTTTKPEPSRTGEPTDGEVDPSDPPKRDATPRTDVKRGAPSRRTSRDDASAEVDAAAVGRWLAESLADAEFEYGFDATLSIEDEAVRHRMVSNDVTTTFETLALWFSRAAAGEGMTPERALGILLAEMDAGVTLPAVALRRAVDRHGLTAEDSIGDLLRAAEEEDGLTLE